One Scylla paramamosain isolate STU-SP2022 chromosome 6, ASM3559412v1, whole genome shotgun sequence DNA segment encodes these proteins:
- the LOC135101387 gene encoding zinc finger protein 26-like produces MEDNHSDIMPEPREHLDFPALLIDQDATLSPVSTAATSPDSLTPATTLCTIACTGHNSESSRDDDGSQEGGEKKNTKCPSRPSRMVTRSQTAATRRYPYSQPVSHLQPDEARHQRNFQEDSEAQSSYCGSLDLSDEDEPIELNDISLGKSSPRNGIDLGSICPRCGAVLITITSRIAHNAAHGQHGAHCLYCQQVFITCHGRNAHQHLHGDSRTVDVDDYCECVLCGGAFISVMNLEFHLLELHVKAALLDPTVFRIGISSGGEGDGGGEGGWALYYCGVCGQKFTYSFNLDCHMVLHARPVYCCTVCDASFSSFDPLMAHVRSHRQPTLFAPVIHVPTSTATSTALHMTSQTLVTPENFTLPASKRKASQPLPSHQSNTWELHKTQVASQVSSCGQPNSSGGGAGVHATQAMLKYLASQPVEKNVLPWTAITPSVPQSQYAVQQCERKRTVTQGKE; encoded by the coding sequence ATGGAGGATAATCACTCGGACATCATGCCAGAACCCAGAGAACACCTGGACTTCCCAGCATTGCTGATCGATCAGGATGCCACCTTAAGTCCTGTCTCGACTGCAGCCACTTCGCCGGATTCTCTGACACCAGCAACCACACTGTGCACTATAGCCTGCACCGGCCACAATTCAGAATCCTCAAGAGACGACGATGGAAGCCAGGAAggcggagagaaaaagaatactaAATGTCCTTCCAGACCCTCAAGAATGGTGACCCGAAGTCAGACTGCAGCAACACGGCGCTATCCATACTCGCAGCCCGTCAGTCATCTACAGCCCGATGAGGCTCGGCATCAAAGGAACTTTCAGGAGGACAGTGAAGCCCAGTCTAGTTACTGTGGTTCACTAGATCTGTCTGATGAGGATGAACCGATTGAATTAAACGACATATCATTGGGAAAAAGTTCTCCAAGGAACGGAATAGATCTTGGTTCGATATGCCCACGTTGTGGTGCTGTGCTCATAACGATCACCAGTCGCATTGCTCATAACGCTGCTCACGGTCAGCATGGTGCCCACTGTCTTTATTGTCAGCAAGTTTTCATCACTTGTCATGGCCGTAATGCTCATCAACACTTGCACGGTGATTCCCGCACGGTGGACGTGGATGACTACTGTGAATGCGTGTTGTGCGGTGGCGCCTTCATTAGTGTGATGAACCTTGAGTTCCATCTCCTTGAGCTCCATGTTAAGGCAGCTTTGCTCGACCCAACGGTATTCCGCATTGGCATCTCCAGTGGGGGTGAGGGCGACGGCGGGGGAGAAGGTGGGTGGGCATTGTATTATTGTGGGGTGTGTGGACAAAAGTTCACGTATAGTTTCAACCTAGACTGCCACATGGTGCTTCATGCAAGACCTGTCTATTGTTGCACCGTGTGTGACGCCTCATTTTCTAGCTTTGACCCCTTAATGGCCCATGTGCGCAGTCATCGTCAACCTACTCTTTTCGCCCCAGTTATTCACGTTCCTACCTCAACCGCTACATCGACTGCTCTCCACATGACATCACAAACCCTTGTTACTCCTGAAAACTTTACTTTGCCAGCCTCAAAACGAAAGGCTAGCCAGCCCCTACCCTCCCACCAGTCCAACACCTGGGAATTGCACAAAACTCAGGTAGCCTCTCAAGTATCATCATGTGGTCAGCCGAATTCTTCTggaggtggtgcaggtgtgCATGCTACTCAGGCAATGCTGAAGTATCTAGCTTCTCAGCCAGTGGAGAAAAATGTCCTTCCCTGGACAGCCATCACACCAAGCGTACCTCAGTCCCAATATGCTGTACAGCaatgtgagaggaagagaacagtTACGCAAGGAAAGGAATAA